GTTTGAAGTGTAAGGCTCAAAACATTCGTTATTACCTAAAATTTGTGAGGTAGAAGCTGTTGGCATTGGAGCAACTAAAAGTGAGTTTCTAGCACCATGTTTTACTACTTCTTCTCTAAGCTCGTTCCAGTTCCAACGTCCAGAGTGATAATCTTCATCTACATTCCACAAATCGAATTGGAATTGTCCTTTAGAAAGTGGCGAACCTTCAAAAGTTTCATAAGCTCCTTCTTGTATAGCTACATCCTTAGAAGCTGTCATGGCAGAAAAATAAATCGTTTCGAAGATTTCTTTATTGAGTTTGGCTGCTTCTTCCGATTCAAATGGCATACGAAGCATAATAAATGCATCTGCCAAACCTTGAACACCCAAACCAATCGGACGATGACGGAAATTAGACTTACGTGCCTCTTCTATCGGATAATAATTTCTATCAATAATTCTGTTCAGATTGACAGTTGCTTGATAGGTTACATCATAAAGAGCTTGATGGTTAAATTCTAACTTGCCTTCCTCATTTTCCATTACAAACTTAGGAAGTGCAATAGAAGCCAAATTACAAACTGCTACTTCGTCTGGCGCAGTATATTCCATAATCTCAGTACAAAGATTTGAAGACTTTATTGTACCTAGATTTTTTTGGTTGGATTTGTTATTAGCATGGTCTTTATAAAGCATATATGGCGTACCAGTTTCTATCTGTGCTTCCAAGATAGCAAACCAAAGTTCTTGCGCTCTAATTGTTTTGCGAGCTTTTCCTTCTGCTTCATATTGCAAATACAGTTTTTCAAACTCTTCTCCATAACAGTCTGACAGACCTCTAGCTTCATTCGGACAGAAAAGCGACCACTCGCCATCTTCCTGTACACGCTTCATAAACATATCAGAAATCCAAAGTGCATAGAACAAGTCTCTTGCTCTAGCTTCTTCTTTACCATGATTTTTCTTTAAATCTAAAAACTCAAAAATATCGGCGTGCCAAGGCTCTAAATAAACAGCAAAAGCACCTTTACGCTTGTTTCCTCCTTGGTCAATATAACGAGCTGTATCATTAAAAACTTTTAGCATCGGAACAATTCCATTAGAGTAGCCATTTGTTCCACGAATATACGAACCTGTTGCACGTACATTATGTACACTTACACCAATTCCTCCAGCCGATTGAGAAATTTTAGCACATTGCTTCAACGTATCATAAATGCCATCAACACTATCACCTTGAATTTGAAGTAAGAAACAAGATGACATTTGAGGTTTTGGCGTACCCGAATTGAAAAGTGTTGGGGTAGCGTGTGTAAACCAACGTTCAGACATCAAATGATAGGTTTTGATAGCCGAATCAATATCTGCTCCGTGAATCCCTACAGAAACACGCATAAGCATTTGTTGAGGGCGTTCTACTACTTTGCCATTTAAACGTAAAAGATAAGAACGTTCTAAAGTTTTGAATCCAAAATAATCGTATTCGTAATCTCTGCCGTAATCAATGGCTTGGTTCAAGACATGAGCATACTTTCGAACTACTTGTACAACTTCTTCTGAAATAAGACCTGCATTTTCGTCTGTTTTCTTATTTACATAGTTGTAAAGGTCTTCAATAGTATCAGAAAAAGCATCTTTTGTTTCTTTATGAAGATTCGAAATGGCAATTCTTGAAGCTAAGATAGCATAGTCTGGGTGAACCGTTGCCATTGTAGCTGCTGTTTCGGCTGCTAGTTCGTCTAGCTCTATGGTAGTTACATTGTCGTAAAGACCAGCCAAAACTTTATAAGTAATTTCTTTAGGTTTGATATAACGAGTATCCAAGTTATCACAAAGTCTTTCTATTCTAGCTGTGATTTTTTGCATAATCACTTCTTCTTTCCTACCGTCTCGCTTGATTACGTACATATTATATTGAGATTTTGAATAAATTAATGTTGGGTGTAGTTTCGTATTTTTTCTAACTGATTCAAAAGCAGTTACAAATTGAAAATACGGTATCAGATTTTGGAACAAAAATAAGCATCTTATTTCAGAACTGAATTATTTAGATTCAATCTAAGAAAGATTACCTTGCTAGTAACGTAAAGTAGCATCTTTTGTTAAGAAGAATTTTTGGATAGTCATTTATAAATCAAATGCATAAAAACCTTTTCTATTGAAAAATTACTACTAAAAATAGCTTTCTGTTACTAATTTTTAAATTACGAATTTTGAATTGGCTTTCAAAATGATACTCTTCTTTCCAATATTAAATTTTGTGGATAACTTTTGAGCATAAAAAAATGCCATCCAGTTAGAACTATACTAGGAGTGTTTTAACTAAAGTCCAAGATATTTTAGAACTCATTTTTTAGTACAACTGCAAAATAAAAGAAGACTAAGAATTAACTATAATTTGATTTTTAAGAAATTATTCAGACCTCTACAAAATCGTCATAACTTTTATTGTAGAAAAAGACATTACAAAACAATTTCCTATCTCATTTTGATTTATTAAAAATTATTCACTACTTTCCTAAGTATTTTCAATAAAACCATTGCTTTTTTATCAAAAATGCAATAAACACACACAAATCATAAACACACCATAAAACCATATTCAAAATGAACTAAAAATATAAGAAATTGAAAACTGAAGGACTATACGACCCAAGCTTTGAACATGATGCTTGTGGAATTGGATTCATTGCTAATATAAAGGGACGTAAATCGCATCAAATCATAGAGGATGCACTCCAAATGCTTACTCGTATGGAACACCGAGGAGCATGTGGCTGTGAAGTCAATACAGGAGATGGTGCAGGCATTCTGATACAGATGCCCCACGAGTTTTTTTTAGATGAGTGTACAAAGTTGGGAATGAAACTCCCTCCTTATGGTAAGTACGGTGTAGGAATAGTATTTTTCCCAAAAGATGACCAGTTAAGAGAAGAGTGTAAAACTATTTTAGATAGAAAAATAAAACAACTTGGTCTTGAGCTTATAGGCTACCGAAAAGTTCCTACCAACAACAAAGAAATAGGTAAAAGTGCCTTAGCTGGAGAGCCAGTTATGGAACAAGTTTTTCTCAAACTATCGCCTACCACTTCAGAGTCTTCTGATAAAGATTTTTTTGAGAGAAAACTCTTTGTTTTGCGAAATTATGCTACAAGAGTAATCAATGAAAGTGTACAAGGAGTAAATAATAACTTTTATTTTGCTTCCCTCTCTTATAAAACCATTGTTTATAAAGGACAGCTTACCACAGAACAAGTACGTCCTTATTTTTCAGATTTACACAATGAGAGTGTAGTTTCGGCTCTTGCTGTTATTCACTCTCGTTTTTCTACCAATACGTTTCCTTCTTGGAAATTAGCACAACCATTTAGATAC
The genomic region above belongs to Bernardetia sp. and contains:
- a CDS encoding ribonucleoside-diphosphate reductase subunit alpha, encoding MYVIKRDGRKEEVIMQKITARIERLCDNLDTRYIKPKEITYKVLAGLYDNVTTIELDELAAETAATMATVHPDYAILASRIAISNLHKETKDAFSDTIEDLYNYVNKKTDENAGLISEEVVQVVRKYAHVLNQAIDYGRDYEYDYFGFKTLERSYLLRLNGKVVERPQQMLMRVSVGIHGADIDSAIKTYHLMSERWFTHATPTLFNSGTPKPQMSSCFLLQIQGDSVDGIYDTLKQCAKISQSAGGIGVSVHNVRATGSYIRGTNGYSNGIVPMLKVFNDTARYIDQGGNKRKGAFAVYLEPWHADIFEFLDLKKNHGKEEARARDLFYALWISDMFMKRVQEDGEWSLFCPNEARGLSDCYGEEFEKLYLQYEAEGKARKTIRAQELWFAILEAQIETGTPYMLYKDHANNKSNQKNLGTIKSSNLCTEIMEYTAPDEVAVCNLASIALPKFVMENEEGKLEFNHQALYDVTYQATVNLNRIIDRNYYPIEEARKSNFRHRPIGLGVQGLADAFIMLRMPFESEEAAKLNKEIFETIYFSAMTASKDVAIQEGAYETFEGSPLSKGQFQFDLWNVDEDYHSGRWNWNELREEVVKHGARNSLLVAPMPTASTSQILGNNECFEPYTSNIYVRRVLSGEFVVVNKHLLKDLIEVNLWDDEMKNELIAANGSVQNIKRIPQELKDIYKTVWEISQRTIIDMSADRGAYICQSQSLNVHIQNPTFGKLTSMHFHAWKKGLKTGMYYLRTKAAADAIKFTVDKDALSTGLDNKRKAEKVMADSNEEILAMAENMEEESNLALARIHKRQNGQAQEEQLKDGLGGASCSLDDDDCLVCGS